The Pseudarthrobacter sulfonivorans genome includes a window with the following:
- a CDS encoding ABC transporter substrate-binding protein, which yields MKNRKYLLPVAATGILALALTACGPGGGGGGTTTGSDCSAYESYGKHDGKTVSVYSTIVDIEATNLETAWATFEECTGATIKYEGSKEFETQIGVRAKAGNAPDVAIFPQPGLLADQAKAGGLKPAPKAVSDLVDKNWSADWKKYGTVDGTFYAAPMLANVKGYVWYAPKTFKDKGWEVPKTWDEMMTLSSKIADDGTMKPWCAGFESGEATGWPGTDWVEDVVLRAQGPEVYDQWVTHGIPFNDPKIVDALNQTGEILLNSDYVNGGFGDVRSILTTGFAQAGQPVLDGQCAMHHQANFQAANWPEGTAVAPDGDVWAFMTPPIDPSKGQAITGGGEMVGAYKDTPEAQAFLAYLASADFANNRVKLGGVISANKGLDPASAQTELDKQSIALLQDPDTVFRFDGSDLMPGAVGSNSFWKGIVAWINGTPAQQVADSIEGSWPKS from the coding sequence ATGAAAAACCGCAAATACCTGCTTCCGGTTGCTGCCACCGGAATTCTGGCGCTCGCCCTGACGGCCTGTGGTCCCGGCGGGGGCGGTGGCGGCACCACCACCGGCAGCGACTGCTCTGCCTACGAGAGCTACGGCAAGCACGACGGCAAGACCGTCTCCGTCTACTCCACCATCGTGGACATCGAAGCTACTAACCTGGAAACCGCCTGGGCAACGTTTGAGGAATGCACCGGGGCAACCATCAAATACGAGGGCAGCAAGGAATTCGAGACCCAGATCGGTGTCCGGGCCAAGGCAGGAAACGCCCCGGACGTCGCCATCTTCCCGCAGCCAGGCCTCCTGGCCGATCAGGCCAAGGCAGGCGGCCTGAAGCCGGCTCCGAAGGCAGTCTCGGATCTTGTGGACAAGAACTGGTCCGCTGACTGGAAGAAGTACGGCACGGTGGACGGGACCTTCTACGCGGCACCGATGCTCGCGAACGTCAAGGGTTACGTCTGGTACGCCCCGAAGACGTTCAAGGACAAGGGCTGGGAAGTTCCCAAGACCTGGGACGAAATGATGACCCTGTCGTCGAAGATCGCCGATGACGGCACCATGAAGCCGTGGTGTGCCGGCTTCGAATCCGGCGAAGCGACCGGCTGGCCGGGCACTGACTGGGTGGAGGACGTAGTCCTCCGCGCCCAGGGCCCCGAGGTCTACGACCAGTGGGTCACGCACGGGATTCCGTTCAACGACCCCAAGATTGTGGATGCGCTGAACCAGACCGGCGAGATCCTCCTGAACTCCGACTATGTCAACGGCGGATTCGGCGACGTTCGTTCAATCCTGACCACCGGCTTCGCGCAGGCAGGCCAGCCCGTCCTCGATGGCCAGTGCGCCATGCACCACCAGGCCAACTTCCAGGCCGCCAACTGGCCGGAAGGGACAGCCGTGGCTCCCGATGGCGACGTCTGGGCTTTCATGACGCCTCCGATCGACCCCAGCAAGGGCCAGGCAATCACCGGCGGCGGCGAGATGGTGGGCGCTTACAAGGACACCCCGGAGGCGCAGGCCTTCCTGGCTTACTTGGCCAGCGCCGACTTCGCCAACAACCGTGTCAAGCTCGGTGGTGTCATCAGTGCCAACAAGGGACTGGACCCGGCGAGTGCCCAGACGGAACTCGACAAGCAGTCCATCGCACTGCTCCAGGATCCGGACACCGTCTTCCGCTTCGACGGCTCTGACCTGATGCCCGGCGCCGTGGGCTCCAACTCCTTCTGGAAGGGCATCGTTGCATGGATCAACGGCACTCCCGCCCAGCAGGTTGCCGACAGCATCGAAGGCAGCTGGCCTAAGAGCTAA
- a CDS encoding carbohydrate ABC transporter permease, with protein MEFLGGKFLQVFIALAVFAALIGLIMLIVDRAPKSVKDKLTIVGFLAPAAILMLVGLVYPAVQTSFLAFTNASGQPNGVDNFVWMFTQPEALATLRNTVIWTVLVPLLSTVFGLAYAVFIDKARGENALKALVFMPVGISMVGAGIIWKLVYDYRGPGIEQTGVVNAVRVALGMDPKQFLLDAPENTIFLIIVMVWIQTGFAMVILSAAIKGVPVELVEASRLDGANPWQQFRNVTVPGIRGALVVVLTTITIATLKVFDIVRTMTAGNYDTSVIANEMYTQAFRAGEPGRGAALALVLFLLVLPIVVYNARVLRQQREIR; from the coding sequence ATGGAGTTTCTTGGAGGAAAATTTCTTCAAGTTTTTATCGCCTTGGCGGTTTTTGCCGCGCTAATTGGGCTGATCATGCTGATTGTGGACAGGGCTCCCAAATCAGTCAAAGACAAACTGACGATCGTTGGCTTTTTGGCGCCGGCGGCAATCCTGATGCTGGTCGGCCTGGTTTATCCCGCCGTGCAGACATCGTTCCTCGCATTCACGAATGCCTCCGGCCAACCCAACGGAGTCGATAACTTCGTCTGGATGTTTACCCAGCCCGAGGCGCTGGCCACCCTCCGCAACACGGTGATCTGGACCGTTCTGGTGCCGTTGCTGTCCACGGTCTTCGGTCTCGCTTACGCGGTGTTCATTGACAAGGCGCGCGGCGAAAATGCCCTCAAAGCTTTGGTCTTTATGCCGGTGGGCATCTCGATGGTGGGCGCCGGCATCATCTGGAAACTTGTGTACGACTACCGCGGCCCCGGCATTGAACAGACTGGCGTCGTTAACGCTGTGCGGGTTGCCCTGGGCATGGACCCCAAGCAATTCCTTCTTGATGCCCCGGAAAACACCATCTTCCTCATCATCGTGATGGTTTGGATCCAAACAGGCTTTGCCATGGTGATCCTCTCTGCTGCCATCAAGGGCGTGCCGGTGGAACTGGTTGAGGCGTCGCGCCTGGACGGTGCCAACCCCTGGCAGCAGTTCCGCAATGTGACGGTTCCCGGCATTCGGGGCGCTTTGGTGGTGGTGCTGACAACCATCACCATCGCCACCCTGAAAGTCTTCGACATTGTCCGCACCATGACGGCGGGCAACTATGACACGTCCGTGATCGCCAACGAGATGTACACACAGGCATTCCGCGCCGGCGAACCGGGCAGGGGTGCGGCGCTGGCCCTCGTCCTGTTCCTTCTCGTACTGCCCATAGTGGTCTACAACGCCCGCGTACTTCGTCAGCAAAGGGAAATCCGATGA
- a CDS encoding enoyl-CoA hydratase/isomerase family protein produces the protein MTEVLFEKRGHLGVITLNRPKAVNALNAGMVDAMLAQLTAWADDDGVATVLVHGAGERGLCAGGDIVAIYRDILGGGTETADFWRNEYRLNSLIAAYPKPYVAFMDGLVLGGGVGISAHGSVRVVTERTRTGMPETTIGFVPDVGGTWLLAKSPGETGTHAALTGAHLTGADALFLGLADHFVPSGSLPELAAALEHESAEAAVVRFAQDPPPSGLEAQRDWIDAAYASDDVEDIVRRLRAVGGSTDGAPGGEPAAEAAEAADTIEAKSPTAVKVALESLRRAKGLTLDEALAQEYRVGLRFLVAPDFREGIRAQVVDKDRIPQWKPATLHEVHAADMERFFAPLGDRELNLHTKEPDNA, from the coding sequence ATGACGGAGGTTCTGTTCGAGAAGCGCGGCCACCTGGGCGTCATCACGCTCAACCGGCCCAAGGCCGTCAACGCCCTGAACGCCGGCATGGTGGACGCCATGCTGGCGCAGCTCACCGCCTGGGCGGACGACGACGGCGTGGCCACCGTCCTGGTGCACGGCGCCGGCGAGCGTGGCCTCTGCGCAGGGGGCGACATTGTGGCGATCTACCGGGACATCCTCGGCGGGGGTACGGAAACTGCTGACTTCTGGCGGAACGAATACCGGCTGAACTCCCTCATCGCCGCCTACCCCAAGCCCTATGTGGCCTTTATGGACGGCCTCGTGCTGGGCGGCGGCGTGGGAATCTCCGCGCACGGCTCGGTGCGGGTGGTCACCGAACGGACCCGGACGGGAATGCCGGAGACCACCATCGGGTTTGTGCCCGACGTCGGCGGGACCTGGCTGCTGGCGAAGTCACCCGGGGAGACCGGCACCCATGCCGCGCTGACCGGAGCCCACCTGACCGGGGCGGATGCGCTGTTCCTGGGCCTCGCGGACCACTTTGTCCCGTCGGGGAGCCTGCCGGAGCTGGCGGCCGCGCTCGAACACGAAAGTGCGGAAGCCGCCGTCGTCCGCTTTGCCCAGGACCCGCCGCCCTCCGGGCTGGAGGCGCAGCGCGACTGGATCGATGCCGCCTACGCGAGCGATGACGTGGAGGACATTGTCCGCCGGCTGCGGGCCGTGGGTGGGTCAACGGACGGCGCGCCGGGCGGGGAACCTGCGGCCGAAGCGGCCGAGGCCGCCGACACCATCGAAGCGAAGTCGCCTACGGCTGTGAAGGTGGCCCTGGAGTCCCTCCGCCGGGCCAAGGGACTGACGCTGGACGAGGCGCTGGCGCAGGAATACCGGGTAGGGCTTCGGTTCCTGGTTGCGCCGGATTTCCGCGAAGGGATCCGCGCGCAGGTGGTGGACAAGGACCGCATTCCGCAATGGAAGCCGGCCACGCTGCATGAGGTGCACGCGGCGGACATGGAACGGTTCTTCGCGCCGCTGGGGGACCGGGAGCTCAACCTGCACACAAAGGAGCCGGACAATGCCTGA
- a CDS encoding carbohydrate ABC transporter permease: MTVMPAPDEAANSSRTQSRKDKGRPATPEDSAPIMRRVKTKLTSRWATAAAVIIATIWTVPTFGLLVSSIRPAAKQVGPRSDGWWNFFADWDFTFKHYVDVTAAAGSQSANLSQYFVNSLAIVIPVTVFVLVLASMAAYIFAWGNFRGREATFIFVFALQIIPLQMALIPLLSLFTQVLKLPPGSYAQLWIAHTMFGLPLGIFLLHNFISEIPGEVIEAAKVDGAGHTTIFWRIILPLSVPALASLAIFQFLWVWNDLLVALVFSGGTADVAPITQRLAEISGTRGNRDFLNPAAAFVSIIVPLAVFLGLQRFFVRGLLAGGLKG; this comes from the coding sequence ATGACCGTCATGCCAGCGCCGGATGAGGCGGCCAACTCTTCCCGGACCCAGTCACGCAAAGACAAAGGCCGTCCCGCGACGCCGGAGGATTCCGCACCGATCATGCGGCGCGTCAAGACCAAGCTCACGTCACGGTGGGCCACTGCGGCCGCCGTGATCATTGCGACGATCTGGACCGTGCCCACCTTCGGTCTCCTGGTATCCTCCATCCGTCCCGCGGCCAAGCAGGTGGGCCCGCGCTCGGATGGTTGGTGGAACTTCTTTGCCGACTGGGATTTTACTTTCAAGCACTACGTCGACGTCACGGCAGCAGCCGGATCGCAGTCGGCGAACCTTTCGCAGTACTTCGTCAACTCCCTTGCGATTGTCATTCCGGTGACTGTCTTTGTCCTGGTGCTCGCCTCCATGGCGGCCTACATCTTCGCCTGGGGCAACTTCAGGGGCCGCGAGGCTACGTTCATCTTCGTGTTCGCGTTGCAGATCATTCCCCTGCAGATGGCACTCATCCCGCTGCTGTCATTGTTCACACAGGTCCTGAAGCTCCCGCCCGGGTCCTATGCCCAGCTGTGGATCGCCCACACCATGTTTGGTCTCCCGTTGGGCATCTTCCTGCTGCACAACTTCATCTCGGAGATCCCGGGCGAAGTTATCGAGGCCGCGAAGGTGGACGGGGCAGGACACACCACCATTTTCTGGCGGATCATCCTGCCGTTGTCCGTGCCGGCTCTGGCATCCCTGGCCATCTTCCAGTTCCTGTGGGTCTGGAATGACCTTCTGGTGGCATTGGTGTTCTCGGGTGGAACGGCGGACGTAGCGCCCATCACCCAACGGCTCGCTGAGATCTCCGGTACCCGCGGCAACAGGGACTTCCTGAACCCTGCCGCTGCGTTCGTCTCGATCATCGTCCCGCTGGCGGTGTTCCTTGGCCTGCAGCGCTTCTTTGTCCGTGGTCTCCTGGCCGGCGGCCTCAAGGGCTGA
- a CDS encoding CoA-acylating methylmalonate-semialdehyde dehydrogenase, protein MVRELSHYVDGQRVKGTSGRFSDVFDPCTGQVQARLPLASGEEVRNVVAAAEKAQVQWGAMNPQRRGRILLKFVDLVNENMDELATLLSSEHGKTFADSKGDIQRGIEVVEFAAGAPHLLKGEFSDDAGAGIDVHSLRQPLGVVAGITPFNFPAMIPLWKSGPALAAGNAFILKPSERDPSVPLRLAELFTEAGLPDGVFNVVNGDKEAVDALLEDPRVKAIGFVGSTPIAQYIYATAAAHGKRAQCFGGAKNHMVIMPDADLDMAADALIGAGFGSAGERCMAISVAVPVGEKTADALVSKLAERVKHLRVGHSLDKDSDFGPVVAASAKERIEGYIQSGVDEGATLLADGRGLTVEGYDDGFWVGPTLFDHVTKDMKIYQEEIFGPVLSVLRAADYDEALRLCSEHEFGNGVAIFTRDGDAARDFASRVEVGMVGINVPIPVPIAYYTFGGWKASGFGDLNQHGADAFRFYTKTKTVTTRWPSGIRQGASFIMPEGS, encoded by the coding sequence ATGGTGCGAGAACTATCCCATTACGTAGACGGCCAGCGGGTGAAGGGGACCTCCGGCCGCTTCAGTGACGTTTTTGACCCCTGCACGGGCCAAGTCCAGGCGCGCCTGCCCCTGGCCAGCGGGGAGGAGGTCCGGAACGTGGTGGCCGCCGCGGAGAAAGCGCAGGTCCAGTGGGGCGCCATGAACCCGCAGCGCCGCGGCCGGATCCTGCTTAAGTTCGTTGATCTCGTCAACGAGAACATGGACGAACTCGCCACGCTGCTGTCCTCCGAACACGGGAAGACGTTCGCCGATTCCAAGGGCGATATCCAGCGCGGGATTGAAGTGGTGGAGTTCGCAGCGGGCGCCCCCCACCTGCTCAAAGGCGAGTTCTCCGACGACGCCGGTGCGGGCATCGACGTCCACTCGCTGCGCCAGCCACTCGGCGTCGTCGCGGGCATCACCCCGTTCAACTTCCCGGCCATGATCCCCCTGTGGAAGTCCGGCCCGGCCCTCGCCGCCGGCAACGCCTTCATCCTCAAGCCCTCCGAGCGGGACCCCTCGGTTCCCCTGCGCCTGGCCGAACTGTTCACGGAGGCCGGACTGCCGGACGGGGTGTTCAACGTAGTCAACGGGGACAAGGAAGCCGTTGACGCGCTGCTGGAAGATCCCCGCGTGAAGGCCATCGGCTTTGTGGGTTCAACACCCATCGCCCAGTACATCTACGCCACCGCGGCCGCCCACGGGAAGCGCGCCCAGTGCTTCGGCGGGGCCAAAAACCACATGGTGATCATGCCGGACGCGGACCTGGACATGGCTGCCGACGCCCTGATCGGCGCCGGCTTCGGTTCCGCCGGCGAGCGGTGCATGGCCATTTCCGTGGCCGTCCCGGTGGGGGAGAAGACCGCGGACGCGCTGGTGTCCAAGCTGGCCGAGCGCGTCAAGCATCTGCGCGTGGGCCACAGCCTGGACAAGGACTCGGATTTCGGGCCCGTGGTGGCGGCGAGTGCCAAGGAACGGATCGAGGGCTACATCCAGTCCGGCGTGGACGAGGGTGCCACCCTGCTGGCCGACGGTCGCGGCCTCACGGTGGAAGGCTACGACGACGGCTTCTGGGTGGGACCTACGCTCTTCGACCACGTCACCAAGGACATGAAGATCTACCAGGAGGAAATCTTCGGCCCCGTCCTCAGCGTGCTCCGCGCCGCCGATTACGACGAAGCCCTCCGGCTGTGTTCCGAGCACGAATTCGGCAACGGCGTGGCCATCTTCACCCGCGACGGCGACGCCGCCCGGGACTTCGCCAGCCGGGTGGAGGTGGGCATGGTGGGCATCAACGTGCCCATTCCGGTTCCGATTGCGTACTACACGTTTGGCGGCTGGAAAGCGTCCGGTTTCGGCGACCTGAACCAGCACGGCGCCGATGCGTTCCGTTTCTACACCAAGACCAAAACGGTCACCACGCGCTGGCCGTCCGGGATCCGCCAGGGCGCCAGCTTCATCATGCCGGAAGGCAGCTGA
- a CDS encoding LacI family DNA-binding transcriptional regulator, whose product MARMAERSQRGGHSGVSIEDVAAAAGVSTATVSRAVRGLPRVSPATREKILEVAGALGYVASSSASGLATGRTKTIGVLAPFVSRWFFSKAIEGADRELHARHYNLSLFNLGGHGSNRERLFSKTMVYKQIDALLVLCMALSHEELDHLQKIDIPLIVVGGHVEECAYIGIDDYAAASTAVRHLIDLGHRDIALLHGDDETDLNFDVPRVRILAFKDVMAGAGLPTRHEWDEWGDFTVRSGQEAFRRLWAQPGPKPTAIFCASDEMAMGVIFEAARVGVRVPEDLSVVGIDDHDFADAMGLTTVGQRPDEQAELATKMLIDELDGTVGAVRSAVAPHQLIVRRTTAPPPS is encoded by the coding sequence GTGGCACGCATGGCTGAGAGGTCTCAACGGGGTGGCCACAGCGGCGTCAGCATTGAGGACGTGGCAGCAGCCGCAGGCGTCTCCACCGCCACCGTTTCCCGGGCCGTACGCGGGCTTCCCAGGGTTTCGCCCGCCACCAGGGAGAAGATCCTCGAGGTGGCGGGTGCTTTGGGTTATGTGGCGTCGTCGTCGGCGTCAGGTTTGGCCACCGGCCGCACCAAGACCATTGGCGTCCTGGCACCGTTCGTGAGCCGTTGGTTCTTCTCCAAGGCCATTGAGGGCGCGGACCGCGAACTTCACGCCCGCCACTACAATCTTTCCCTCTTCAACCTGGGCGGTCACGGCAGCAACCGGGAACGCCTATTCAGCAAGACCATGGTTTACAAACAGATTGACGCCCTGCTTGTCCTTTGTATGGCGCTCAGCCACGAGGAACTGGACCATCTCCAAAAGATTGATATCCCGCTGATCGTGGTGGGTGGCCATGTGGAAGAGTGCGCGTACATCGGCATCGACGACTACGCCGCAGCGTCCACCGCCGTACGGCACCTGATCGACCTCGGCCACCGGGACATTGCCCTCCTGCACGGCGACGACGAAACGGACCTTAACTTCGACGTTCCCCGCGTGCGGATCCTGGCTTTCAAGGACGTTATGGCAGGAGCGGGGCTGCCCACCCGCCACGAGTGGGACGAATGGGGCGATTTCACGGTCCGCAGCGGCCAAGAGGCGTTCCGGCGCCTCTGGGCCCAGCCCGGCCCGAAGCCGACCGCCATCTTTTGCGCCTCCGACGAAATGGCCATGGGCGTCATCTTCGAAGCAGCACGCGTAGGCGTGCGGGTCCCTGAGGACCTCTCGGTGGTGGGGATCGATGACCACGATTTCGCCGACGCGATGGGCCTGACCACCGTGGGACAACGGCCCGACGAACAGGCGGAGCTGGCTACCAAGATGCTCATCGACGAACTGGACGGCACGGTCGGGGCGGTCCGATCCGCCGTCGCGCCCCACCAGCTCATCGTCAGGCGTACGACGGCGCCGCCTCCTTCCTGA
- a CDS encoding glycoside hydrolase family 32 protein: MLFFTASRPHLSSPDRRRSSRPALSAVVALLLAVTAAGCTPDSQNVNPDAGSHPPEGSSQGAATPSAGDPWRPAAHLTPSKNWMNDPNGLVYEDGTYHAFYQYNPKGNDWGNMSWGHSTSTDLVHWAEEPVAMEATETEEIFSGSIVVDTDNTSGLGSKDRPAMVALYTSAYKDNAPLPKGSQAQSAAYSLDHGRTWKKYQDNPVVDLQPSSQNFRDPKVTWYEPGQYWVMTTVVADDHVVKLYKSKDLLHWDFLSDFSGVGAQGGLWEMPELLEVPMEGTDERRWVMLLSINPGGIAGGSGMQYFTGEFDGVTFRAQGAAGPDAPLQDHQWVDYGADFYAATTISGAPGGKPVLFGWMGNWDYAQKMPTTPWRGAMAIPRELTLSGSGSNGIDDGGRPVLRSSIAAAPAGVLSSGAASERQLTVADESKPLGEDFSSRSQLLDVELTPDGAAEAGIELRGLQIRYQAQSGTLTVDRSAAGTSNFSDKFSPYHQVSVPLVDGKLKLRILLDTSSVEVFAPGSGTVVTDLFLPDWSNTDTSVFSEGGKTGFTLTGRKLA, encoded by the coding sequence ATGCTTTTCTTCACCGCTTCCCGGCCGCACCTGAGCAGCCCGGACAGACGCAGGTCCAGCAGACCGGCCCTTTCCGCCGTCGTCGCCCTGCTCCTGGCGGTGACAGCCGCCGGCTGCACCCCTGATTCGCAGAACGTGAATCCCGACGCCGGGAGCCACCCTCCTGAGGGTTCCTCCCAAGGTGCCGCCACGCCGTCGGCCGGCGATCCCTGGCGTCCTGCGGCGCACCTGACGCCGTCAAAGAACTGGATGAATGATCCCAACGGCCTGGTGTACGAAGACGGCACCTACCACGCGTTCTACCAGTACAACCCGAAGGGCAACGACTGGGGCAACATGTCCTGGGGCCACTCCACCAGCACCGATCTTGTGCACTGGGCGGAAGAGCCGGTGGCCATGGAGGCCACGGAGACCGAGGAAATCTTCTCCGGCTCGATCGTGGTGGACACGGACAACACCTCGGGGCTGGGCAGCAAGGACCGGCCGGCCATGGTTGCCCTATATACGAGTGCCTACAAGGACAACGCCCCGCTGCCCAAAGGCTCCCAGGCCCAGTCCGCCGCGTACAGCCTCGACCACGGCCGCACCTGGAAGAAGTACCAGGACAATCCGGTGGTGGATCTGCAACCCTCTTCGCAGAACTTCCGCGATCCCAAAGTCACCTGGTACGAGCCGGGACAATACTGGGTCATGACCACCGTCGTGGCCGACGACCACGTGGTGAAGCTCTATAAATCCAAGGACCTGCTGCACTGGGACTTCCTCAGCGACTTCTCCGGTGTCGGCGCCCAGGGCGGACTGTGGGAGATGCCTGAACTCCTGGAGGTTCCCATGGAGGGGACCGACGAACGGCGTTGGGTCATGCTTCTCAGCATCAACCCGGGGGGCATAGCCGGCGGCTCAGGCATGCAGTACTTCACGGGAGAGTTCGACGGCGTGACGTTCCGCGCCCAGGGTGCCGCGGGTCCGGACGCTCCGCTGCAGGACCACCAGTGGGTGGATTACGGCGCGGACTTCTACGCGGCCACCACCATCTCCGGCGCCCCCGGCGGCAAGCCCGTCCTCTTCGGCTGGATGGGGAACTGGGACTACGCCCAGAAGATGCCCACCACCCCGTGGCGCGGCGCCATGGCAATTCCCCGCGAACTGACGCTCTCCGGCAGCGGCAGCAACGGTATCGACGACGGCGGCAGGCCCGTCTTGCGCTCGTCCATCGCCGCTGCCCCCGCTGGAGTTTTGTCCAGTGGAGCTGCCTCCGAGCGGCAACTCACCGTTGCCGATGAAAGCAAGCCGCTGGGGGAGGACTTCTCCTCCAGGTCCCAACTCCTGGATGTTGAACTGACGCCGGACGGTGCTGCGGAGGCCGGAATCGAACTGCGCGGGCTCCAGATCCGCTACCAGGCGCAGTCCGGCACGCTGACGGTTGACCGGTCCGCGGCAGGGACCTCAAACTTTTCGGACAAGTTCAGCCCCTACCACCAGGTGAGCGTCCCGCTCGTGGACGGAAAACTGAAGCTGCGGATCCTGCTCGATACCTCCTCGGTGGAAGTGTTCGCCCCCGGAAGCGGCACTGTTGTCACAGATCTCTTCCTGCCCGACTGGTCCAACACTGACACTTCGGTGTTCAGCGAAGGCGGAAAGACCGGATTTACGCTGACCGGCCGGAAGCTGGCCTGA
- a CDS encoding DUF6286 domain-containing protein: MDSRPTSRARAQPQPDLRRVVYRETHSSRAAVAIVAAVLVMGLAGYGLLESAVHAIGQPAWLIEPQLAAERIVALPAGIPPLLLGASGAVVAMVGMFFLLNAILPGKRARHVLNGIGTSSAVVVDDEVIASALARSARLAANVTPEQVMVVVSRRQAIVNVRPTSGVPVAEAAVLAAVQDELSGMSLVPVPDVRVNISTVGVIGA; this comes from the coding sequence CTGGACTCGAGGCCAACAAGCCGCGCCCGGGCCCAGCCGCAACCTGATTTGCGCCGGGTCGTCTACCGGGAAACCCATTCCTCCCGGGCAGCGGTAGCAATAGTGGCGGCTGTCTTGGTGATGGGCCTGGCCGGCTACGGTCTTCTCGAATCGGCTGTGCACGCCATCGGGCAGCCGGCCTGGCTGATCGAACCACAGCTGGCGGCGGAGCGCATCGTTGCACTTCCGGCGGGTATCCCGCCGTTGCTGCTCGGTGCCAGCGGTGCCGTAGTAGCCATGGTGGGCATGTTTTTCCTGCTCAACGCCATCCTGCCGGGAAAACGGGCCCGGCACGTGCTGAACGGCATCGGAACTTCGTCCGCCGTGGTGGTCGATGACGAGGTCATCGCCTCCGCACTGGCACGCAGCGCACGGCTCGCTGCCAATGTCACCCCGGAGCAGGTCATGGTGGTGGTGTCCCGGCGGCAGGCTATCGTCAACGTGCGCCCCACCTCAGGGGTTCCAGTAGCGGAAGCGGCGGTGCTGGCCGCAGTCCAGGACGAACTCAGCGGGATGTCACTGGTCCCGGTACCTGACGTCCGCGTGAACATTTCCACCGTAGGAGTGATTGGAGCATGA
- a CDS encoding Asp23/Gls24 family envelope stress response protein: MEYQNPQPDAGVERQHATSQPATSQPATSQPPVPGHGRTVIAETAVAKVAGIAARAVPGVYSLGSAPSRALGAIRDAVGSSDHATGVRAEVGETQVAVDISLVASYGSPLHSLADQVRAAVYRAVEELVGLQVIEVNVEITDVYVAPPVKAGAPAVAVVEREALL; the protein is encoded by the coding sequence ATGGAATACCAGAACCCACAACCCGATGCGGGCGTCGAGCGCCAGCATGCTACCAGCCAGCCTGCTACCAGCCAGCCTGCTACCAGCCAGCCGCCCGTGCCCGGTCATGGCCGCACCGTGATCGCTGAGACCGCCGTGGCAAAAGTTGCCGGCATCGCTGCCCGTGCCGTGCCCGGCGTCTATTCATTGGGCTCGGCTCCGTCGCGTGCGCTGGGGGCCATCCGGGACGCCGTCGGCAGTTCGGACCATGCTACTGGCGTCCGTGCCGAGGTCGGTGAGACGCAGGTGGCGGTGGACATCAGCCTGGTGGCCTCCTACGGGTCGCCCCTGCATTCGCTGGCCGATCAGGTCAGGGCAGCCGTTTACCGCGCGGTCGAGGAACTCGTCGGCCTGCAGGTCATTGAAGTGAACGTCGAAATAACCGATGTCTATGTGGCGCCGCCGGTGAAGGCCGGAGCCCCCGCCGTCGCCGTCGTCGAGAGGGAGGCACTGCTGTGA
- a CDS encoding exodeoxyribonuclease III: MKIATWNVNSLRARADRVEAWLQRSDCDVLAIQETKCKDENFPWELFERMGYEVAHFGVNQWNGVAIASRVGLADVERTFLDQPPFGKEGKDPVQEARAMAATCGGVRVWSLYVPNGRSLDDEHMPYKIKWLESLKTHAQGLVTADPTAQVALMGDWNIAPFDDDVWDIDLFVNNKYTHVSPPERAAFHAFEEAGFKDVAREYTPGPGVYTYWDYTQLRFPKKEGMRIDFVLGSPALAARVTGASIDREERKGKGASDHAPVLVELAD; the protein is encoded by the coding sequence GTGAAGATTGCTACCTGGAATGTGAACTCCCTCCGTGCCCGCGCCGACCGCGTGGAGGCCTGGCTGCAGCGCAGCGATTGCGACGTCCTGGCCATCCAGGAGACCAAATGCAAGGACGAAAACTTCCCCTGGGAACTGTTCGAACGCATGGGCTACGAGGTGGCCCACTTCGGTGTGAACCAGTGGAACGGCGTGGCCATCGCGTCCCGGGTAGGCCTGGCAGATGTTGAGCGCACCTTCCTGGACCAGCCTCCGTTCGGGAAAGAAGGCAAGGACCCGGTGCAGGAGGCCCGCGCCATGGCCGCGACCTGCGGCGGCGTCCGGGTCTGGAGCCTCTACGTGCCCAACGGCCGCTCCCTGGACGACGAACACATGCCGTACAAGATCAAGTGGCTTGAATCCCTGAAGACCCACGCCCAGGGCCTGGTGACCGCCGACCCGACAGCTCAGGTAGCCCTCATGGGTGACTGGAACATTGCGCCGTTCGACGACGACGTCTGGGACATCGACCTTTTCGTCAATAATAAGTACACCCATGTCAGCCCGCCGGAACGCGCGGCCTTCCACGCTTTCGAAGAGGCCGGATTCAAGGACGTGGCACGCGAGTACACGCCCGGTCCCGGCGTCTACACGTACTGGGATTACACCCAGCTGCGCTTCCCCAAAAAGGAGGGGATGCGCATTGACTTTGTCCTTGGCTCCCCCGCGTTGGCGGCCCGCGTCACGGGCGCGTCGATCGACCGCGAGGAACGCAAGGGCAAGGGCGCCTCGGACCACGCCCCCGTTCTGGTGGAACTGGCGGACTGA